From the genome of Maribacter algicola, one region includes:
- the recN gene encoding DNA repair protein RecN gives MLTNLSIDNYALIDSLEVSLDAGFTIITGETGAGKSIFLGGLSLVLGKRADLSSLRDKERKCVIEAYFQIKDYGLQSFFKENDLDYEDTTVIRREILPSGKSRAFINDTPVTLDVLTQLGERLIDIHSQHQTLRLTENDFQLKLIDALADNKVRLQDFRKTLTTYSSTKKQLEDLIDFQNNALKEQDYNDFLLTELEAAPLKEGILEELEEQYEQLNNVELIMEELSKGDQLMNDEQIGLTSLLSELKGTLSRLSGFGKQYESLYQRIQSVYIEMDDINTELQAFQDNIESNPELLEETSAKLQSLYNLQKKHGVSEILELIKIREELSQKAFETAHLDEKIAIKTRELQDLESALEEQALVLREKRNAVIPSLKQQLEQDLAHLGMPSASFHIQLESVDTFKGNGMDELSFLFTANKGSDYGELKKVASGGELSRIMLIIKAILAKYEKLPTIMFDEIDTGVSGEISNRMADIMKEMSKDMQVFSITHLPQVASKGNHHFKVFKTDTSEGTQTNMRKLSNDERVVELAQMLGGNEVSESALAHARQLLN, from the coding sequence TTGTTGACCAATCTTTCCATAGACAATTACGCGCTGATCGATAGTTTAGAGGTGAGTCTGGACGCGGGTTTTACCATTATTACCGGAGAAACGGGTGCGGGTAAATCTATCTTTTTGGGAGGCCTATCCTTGGTGTTGGGAAAGAGGGCCGATTTATCATCGCTGCGTGATAAGGAACGTAAATGCGTCATTGAAGCCTATTTTCAGATCAAGGACTACGGTTTACAGTCTTTTTTTAAAGAGAACGATTTGGATTATGAGGACACCACGGTCATTAGGCGGGAAATTTTGCCCAGCGGAAAATCCCGTGCCTTTATTAACGATACACCGGTAACTTTGGATGTATTGACACAACTAGGTGAACGCTTGATCGATATACATTCCCAGCATCAGACACTGAGATTGACCGAAAATGATTTTCAGTTAAAATTGATAGATGCTTTGGCAGATAATAAGGTCCGTCTTCAGGACTTTAGAAAGACCCTCACCACCTATAGCTCAACAAAAAAGCAGCTCGAGGATTTAATTGATTTTCAGAACAATGCCTTAAAGGAACAGGATTATAACGATTTTCTCTTAACAGAATTGGAAGCAGCTCCCTTAAAGGAAGGCATTTTGGAGGAATTGGAGGAGCAATACGAGCAACTGAACAATGTGGAGTTGATTATGGAGGAACTTTCCAAGGGGGATCAATTGATGAACGACGAGCAGATTGGCCTTACATCGCTTTTATCCGAATTGAAAGGTACTCTATCCAGACTTTCTGGATTTGGTAAACAATACGAAAGCCTGTACCAGCGCATCCAATCCGTATATATTGAAATGGACGACATCAATACCGAGCTTCAGGCCTTTCAAGATAACATTGAATCCAATCCGGAACTTTTGGAAGAAACCAGCGCCAAGTTGCAATCGTTGTACAACCTACAGAAAAAACACGGGGTTTCAGAGATATTGGAATTGATCAAAATCAGGGAGGAACTTTCCCAAAAGGCATTTGAAACGGCCCATTTAGATGAAAAAATAGCGATTAAAACCAGGGAGCTTCAGGATCTGGAATCGGCTTTGGAGGAACAGGCACTCGTACTAAGGGAAAAAAGAAACGCTGTTATTCCCAGTTTGAAACAACAATTGGAACAGGATTTGGCACACTTGGGAATGCCAAGTGCCTCATTTCATATCCAACTGGAAAGTGTGGATACCTTTAAGGGCAATGGTATGGATGAACTTTCCTTTTTGTTTACCGCCAACAAAGGCAGCGATTATGGCGAACTAAAAAAAGTAGCATCGGGAGGGGAGCTTTCCAGGATCATGCTAATAATTAAGGCCATATTGGCGAAATATGAAAAACTGCCCACCATTATGTTCGATGAAATAGATACGGGCGTATCCGGGGAAATTTCAAATAGAATGGCAGATATCATGAAAGAAATGAGCAAGGACATGCAGGTATTCTCCATTACGCACCTTCCACAGGTCGCTTCCAAGGGAAACCACCATTTTAAGGTATTTAAGACCGATACTTCAGAAGGTACCCAAACCAATATGCGAAAACTCTCCAATGATGAGCGCGTAGTGGAACTGGCCCAGATGTTAGGGGGCAACGAAGTGTCTGAATCCGCCTTGGCCCATGCCAGACAATTGTTAAATTAA
- the porD gene encoding type IX secretion system protein PorD — protein sequence MRKLFPVLLLVFTLVSLRAQELNCTVTINSDQVSQTNQQIFKTLERSLSDFVNKNKWTNRVYKENERVNAQMFITITDYESDRFSGTIQIQSSRPVYNTSYESPVFNYKDNQLNFQYIEFQPLVFNENVFESNLVAVVAYYVYVILGLDADTFSLEGGTDFYRKAQSIVTQAQGSNYSGWTQTTDRSRFELVDNLLSNTYKEYRVAMYNYHRKGLDILADNNSTGKQIIAGTMNLFQTMINRRPNAFLIQTFFDAKSEEIQNIFSDGPKVDIVKLKETLNKIAPLYSSTWNEIKY from the coding sequence ATGCGTAAACTGTTTCCAGTTCTACTTCTAGTTTTCACCTTAGTTTCGCTTCGTGCACAGGAATTGAACTGTACGGTAACCATAAACTCCGATCAGGTTTCACAGACCAATCAGCAAATATTTAAGACCTTGGAACGCTCCTTGAGCGATTTTGTGAACAAGAACAAGTGGACGAATAGGGTATATAAGGAAAATGAACGGGTCAATGCCCAAATGTTCATCACGATCACGGATTATGAATCGGATCGTTTTAGCGGTACCATTCAAATACAGTCCTCAAGACCCGTTTACAATACATCCTATGAAAGTCCGGTATTCAACTATAAGGACAACCAATTGAACTTTCAATATATTGAGTTTCAGCCCCTGGTCTTTAACGAAAACGTGTTTGAATCAAACCTAGTGGCCGTGGTGGCCTATTATGTCTATGTCATTTTAGGGCTGGACGCCGATACGTTCTCTTTGGAAGGTGGCACCGATTTCTATAGAAAGGCACAAAGCATCGTGACCCAGGCACAGGGGAGTAATTATTCTGGTTGGACGCAAACCACGGATCGTAGCAGGTTTGAATTGGTAGACAACCTACTTTCCAATACCTACAAGGAGTACCGGGTGGCCATGTACAATTATCACAGAAAGGGATTGGACATTTTGGCGGATAACAATAGTACCGGAAAACAGATTATAGCCGGTACCATGAACCTATTCCAGACCATGATCAATAGAAGGCCCAATGCTTTTTTGATACAGACTTTTTTCGATGCAAAATCCGAAGAAATCCAGAATATTTTCTCCGATGGTCCCAAGGTGGATATCGTGAAGCTGAAGGAGACCCTCAACAAAATTGCCCCTTTGTATTCCAGCACCTGGAACGAAATCAAGTATTGA
- the coaBC gene encoding bifunctional phosphopantothenoylcysteine decarboxylase/phosphopantothenate--cysteine ligase CoaBC, whose amino-acid sequence MLGGKNILLGITGGIAAYKTTFLVRLLIKSGANVKIVLSDSASSFVSPLTLATLSKNPVVSNFVKVENNTTDWNNHVALGLWADLMLIAPATANTLSKMANGAADNLLLACYLSAKCPVFYAPAMDLDMYQHPTTKKSFKALGSFGNIMIPATSGELASGLHGEGRMAEPEDIVAFINNYLLEGLPLNGKKVLITGGPTYEAIDPVRFIGNHSSGLMGFELARAAAALGANVVLVSGPSKYDVENDRIQLIRVVSADDMYEAAYGHYADADIVICAAAVADYKPKVRAEQKIKKSVNELQIDLVKNRDILYTFGQEKKNQYLVGFALETENELENAKVKLKRKNLDAIVLNSLNDTGAGFGGNTNKITFLDTNLAIQTFELKTKAAVAKDILNEIVKIRYA is encoded by the coding sequence ATGTTGGGCGGCAAAAACATCCTTTTAGGCATTACCGGAGGGATAGCAGCCTATAAAACAACCTTTCTCGTCCGTTTATTGATAAAATCTGGCGCTAACGTGAAGATAGTACTTTCCGATAGCGCCAGTTCTTTTGTTTCCCCTTTGACCCTGGCTACCCTCTCCAAAAATCCGGTAGTTTCCAATTTTGTAAAGGTCGAAAACAATACCACGGATTGGAACAACCATGTGGCCTTGGGCCTTTGGGCGGATTTGATGCTGATTGCCCCGGCAACGGCCAATACCTTATCCAAAATGGCCAATGGTGCTGCGGATAATCTATTGTTGGCATGCTACCTTTCTGCCAAGTGTCCGGTCTTCTATGCCCCGGCAATGGACCTGGACATGTACCAACACCCCACTACAAAAAAATCCTTTAAGGCCTTGGGATCCTTCGGGAATATTATGATACCCGCTACCTCGGGCGAATTGGCAAGTGGTCTGCACGGGGAAGGAAGAATGGCGGAGCCGGAAGACATTGTCGCATTTATCAATAATTATCTATTGGAAGGACTGCCTCTAAATGGAAAAAAAGTCCTGATTACTGGTGGGCCTACCTACGAGGCCATAGATCCCGTAAGGTTCATTGGAAATCATTCCTCCGGACTAATGGGATTTGAATTGGCTAGGGCGGCAGCAGCGCTGGGTGCGAATGTGGTTTTGGTATCGGGGCCCTCAAAATACGATGTTGAAAATGATAGGATACAATTGATACGGGTCGTTTCTGCGGATGACATGTATGAGGCTGCCTACGGGCATTATGCCGATGCGGATATCGTCATCTGCGCCGCAGCTGTTGCGGATTACAAACCCAAGGTTAGGGCTGAACAAAAAATTAAAAAATCCGTTAACGAGCTGCAAATCGATCTGGTAAAAAACAGGGATATCCTCTATACCTTCGGTCAGGAGAAAAAAAACCAATATCTGGTGGGCTTTGCCTTGGAAACGGAAAATGAACTTGAGAATGCCAAAGTCAAGCTCAAACGCAAGAACCTGGATGCCATTGTGCTGAATTCACTTAACGATACAGGAGCTGGATTTGGGGGCAATACCAATAAAATTACCTTCTTGGATACCAATTTGGCAATCCAGACGTTTGAACTAAAAACCAAGGCCGCTGTTGCCAAGGACATCCTAAATGAAATTGTTAAAATACGTTATGCGTAA
- a CDS encoding DNA-directed RNA polymerase subunit omega, producing the protein MNMNDLKSSKAPVSTVTINRNEFDAPTNNIYEAISITAKRAVQINSEIKKELLEKLEEFATYSDSLEEVFENKEQIEVSKFYEKLPKPHALAVEEWLKDKIYHRNTEKDA; encoded by the coding sequence ATGAATATGAACGATTTAAAAAGCTCCAAAGCGCCTGTTTCAACGGTAACCATCAATCGAAATGAATTTGATGCCCCTACCAATAATATTTATGAGGCGATTTCCATAACGGCCAAGCGTGCTGTGCAGATCAATTCCGAAATAAAAAAGGAATTGTTGGAAAAATTGGAAGAGTTCGCCACCTACAGCGATAGCTTGGAGGAGGTTTTTGAGAACAAGGAACAAATTGAGGTTTCCAAGTTCTACGAAAAACTTCCCAAACCACATGCATTGGCCGTAGAAGAGTGGTTGAAAGATAAAATCTATCACAGAAATACGGAGAAAGACGCATAA
- a CDS encoding outer membrane protein assembly factor BamD: MRHFFVLGLFLMVLQSCSEYQKVLKNEDLKAKYDMAEKFYEEKDFKRANRLFEQIAPKYVGKPQGERVMFFLADSYFKRGDYNMAGYQFERFIKSYPKSDKLAEATFLGAKSYYELSPTYSLDQTDTDKALLKLQNFINTYSESEFFAEANAMAQELTRKKEKKAFEILKQYNKLGEFNYDMLKSAIAASDNFISDFPGSIFREDAYFVKVQALTHLAMNSFESLQEERLTEAMEAYQTLKKQYPSTKYEKESAQLLERINRELLKFNTIEESK, from the coding sequence ATGAGACATTTTTTTGTTTTAGGGCTGTTTCTAATGGTTCTACAATCCTGTAGCGAGTACCAAAAAGTACTCAAGAACGAGGATTTAAAGGCCAAGTATGATATGGCCGAAAAATTCTACGAGGAGAAGGACTTCAAGCGTGCCAACCGACTATTCGAGCAAATAGCACCCAAATATGTGGGCAAGCCCCAAGGGGAGCGGGTTATGTTCTTTTTGGCCGATAGTTATTTCAAGCGCGGGGACTATAATATGGCAGGTTATCAATTTGAGCGTTTCATAAAATCCTATCCCAAAAGTGACAAGCTGGCCGAAGCAACCTTTTTAGGGGCAAAAAGCTATTACGAGCTTTCCCCTACCTATTCCTTGGACCAGACAGATACGGACAAGGCACTCCTAAAACTGCAGAACTTTATTAACACGTATTCGGAGTCTGAATTTTTTGCCGAAGCCAATGCCATGGCACAGGAGCTTACAAGAAAAAAGGAGAAAAAGGCGTTTGAGATATTAAAGCAGTATAACAAGCTGGGAGAATTTAATTATGACATGTTGAAATCCGCCATTGCCGCAAGCGATAATTTCATTTCGGATTTTCCAGGCTCCATATTCAGGGAGGATGCCTATTTTGTAAAGGTACAAGCCCTGACCCATTTGGCGATGAATAGTTTTGAAAGCCTTCAAGAGGAACGTCTCACTGAAGCCATGGAAGCCTATCAGACCTTAAAAAAGCAATATCCCAGCACCAAATATGAAAAGGAATCCGCGCAGCTATTGGAGCGGATCAACAGGGAATTACTGAAATTCAATACAATAGAAGAATCTAAATAA
- the dapA gene encoding 4-hydroxy-tetrahydrodipicolinate synthase: MEKLKGTGVALITPFTTEGQVDVDALADIVSFNIDGGVDYLVALGTTAESVTLTKHEKQVVMDTILEANSGRLPVVIGIGGNNTAAIIEEIQATDLSHFDAVLSVSPYYNRPTQEGIYQHFKAIAEASPLPIILYNVPGRTGSNMLPATTLRLARDFSNIVAIKEASGNMVQVMELIEQRPDGFLVLSGDDITALPTILAGGEGVISVIAQGLPSAFSQMVGLGMDGNSEEAYELHYMMQEGMSLIFEEGNPAGIKAIFEILGICRASVRLPLLEATPGLKNKIANFIASLTKIPA, encoded by the coding sequence ATGGAAAAATTAAAGGGAACAGGAGTGGCGCTGATAACCCCGTTTACGACGGAGGGCCAGGTGGATGTGGACGCTTTGGCGGATATCGTATCCTTTAATATTGATGGTGGCGTGGACTATCTGGTGGCTTTGGGAACTACGGCAGAATCCGTTACGCTTACCAAACATGAAAAACAAGTGGTCATGGACACCATTTTGGAGGCCAATAGTGGAAGGCTTCCGGTGGTCATTGGCATTGGAGGGAACAATACTGCGGCCATCATCGAGGAAATCCAGGCTACGGATCTCTCCCATTTTGATGCCGTTCTTTCGGTTTCGCCCTACTATAACAGACCTACCCAAGAAGGGATTTACCAACATTTCAAGGCAATCGCGGAAGCTTCTCCCTTGCCAATCATACTGTATAATGTGCCCGGGAGGACCGGTAGTAACATGCTACCCGCTACAACCCTGAGATTAGCACGTGATTTTTCCAATATCGTAGCCATCAAGGAGGCCAGTGGGAATATGGTTCAGGTCATGGAGTTGATAGAGCAAAGGCCGGATGGATTTTTGGTACTTTCAGGGGACGATATTACGGCTTTGCCCACCATATTGGCTGGTGGGGAAGGGGTGATTTCCGTAATCGCCCAGGGATTGCCATCAGCATTTTCACAAATGGTAGGTTTGGGTATGGACGGCAACAGTGAAGAAGCCTACGAGCTGCATTATATGATGCAGGAGGGTATGAGCCTTATTTTTGAGGAGGGGAATCCAGCCGGCATCAAGGCCATATTCGAGATTCTGGGCATTTGCAGGGCGTCCGTACGATTGCCGTTGTTGGAGGCCACCCCGGGGCTAAAGAATAAAATCGCCAACTTTATCGCTTCCCTTACCAAAATCCCCGCTTAG
- a CDS encoding DUF6913 domain-containing protein has product MFLKGIKDKFKQNSGLKFIKQELEKPGYVSTREKGIRSLGCIVDLDKFDTSDMFYQFLEDFSLRPNAVKIIGYKSYYDKNSPYSTPIFSNKDLGWNGEIQNSYALEFLNREYDLLVNYYDDNNLLLNLMSVRTKARIKVGFGSVGPTYNDLILNTPISDFKTFKQELKKYLSVFKEI; this is encoded by the coding sequence ATGTTTTTAAAAGGAATTAAGGACAAGTTTAAACAGAATTCCGGACTTAAATTTATTAAGCAGGAGCTGGAAAAACCGGGGTATGTAAGTACCCGTGAGAAAGGGATACGTTCTTTGGGTTGTATTGTAGATTTGGACAAGTTTGATACCTCTGACATGTTCTATCAATTTTTGGAAGATTTCTCTTTAAGGCCCAATGCGGTAAAAATCATTGGCTATAAAAGTTATTATGACAAAAATTCTCCCTATTCCACACCCATATTTTCCAATAAGGATTTGGGATGGAACGGTGAGATTCAGAATAGCTACGCGTTGGAGTTCTTGAACAGGGAATACGATTTATTGGTGAACTACTATGATGATAACAACCTGTTGTTAAACCTTATGTCCGTTAGGACAAAGGCAAGAATCAAAGTAGGTTTTGGGTCGGTGGGCCCTACTTACAATGATCTTATCTTGAATACCCCGATATCCGATTTTAAAACGTTCAAACAAGAATTGAAAAAATATTTAAGCGTTTTTAAGGAAATTTAG
- a CDS encoding 5'-nucleotidase C-terminal domain-containing protein encodes MSCHQSSSTLLKISGKQVVVDSTYVPVDSISEYILPYHEHVESVLDSTLAYAPWDISKVDGTYNTSAGNLMADIILKQAAPIFKSRSGKDLDFVLLNHGGIRSNISKGNVSARTAFEVMPFENSTVVVELTGKSVKEMLAYLIKSKRAHPVAGIQLVLDKDDRIQSLKIGGKPFDENRNYYVATSDYLVSGGDNMVFFKDALEVTDIDYKIRSAMIDYFTKVDTLSPKVDLRYYKVE; translated from the coding sequence GTGTCCTGTCATCAATCCTCCAGTACCTTGCTAAAAATCAGCGGAAAGCAGGTAGTGGTCGATAGTACCTATGTCCCTGTGGATTCCATTTCTGAATATATACTTCCTTACCATGAGCATGTGGAGTCGGTTTTGGACAGTACTTTGGCCTATGCCCCATGGGACATTAGCAAAGTGGACGGTACCTACAACACCAGTGCAGGAAATCTTATGGCGGATATCATTCTGAAACAGGCAGCCCCCATTTTTAAAAGCCGATCCGGTAAGGATCTAGATTTTGTGTTGTTGAACCATGGCGGAATCCGTTCCAATATATCAAAGGGAAATGTATCCGCACGTACGGCTTTTGAGGTCATGCCCTTTGAGAACTCTACCGTAGTTGTGGAATTAACCGGGAAATCTGTCAAGGAAATGCTAGCCTATCTCATCAAATCAAAAAGGGCACATCCCGTAGCTGGCATACAATTGGTTTTAGACAAGGACGACCGCATTCAATCCCTTAAGATTGGAGGCAAGCCCTTTGATGAAAACAGAAACTATTATGTGGCCACATCAGACTATTTAGTGTCCGGAGGTGATAATATGGTGTTTTTTAAGGATGCCTTGGAAGTGACGGACATCGATTATAAGATTCGGAGTGCCATGATCGATTATTTTACTAAGGTGGATACACTTTCGCCCAAGGTAGATTTAAGATATTATAAGGTGGAATGA
- a CDS encoding metallophosphatase gives MDRRQFVSRTVAGSVMVSAGGLCLNSCTDRKKHLTVLHTNDVHSHIDPFPLDHADFPGLGGLARRAGLVQSIREENPNTLLLDAGDIFQGTPYFNFYGGELEFKLMSKLKYDATTIGNHDFDNGIDGLLAQLPYASFDFLIANYDFSNTVLDGYTKPYKTYIRDGIKVGIYGLGIKLTGLVTKKLYKETEYLDPYEIASDMETRLRVTEKCDVVICLSHLGYSYENENRPDDLTLAQRTRYTDLIIGGHTHTFLERPTIVKNASGRDILVNQVGCFGVNLGRIDFYFDADGPTAQGITISV, from the coding sequence ATGGATAGAAGACAATTTGTTTCACGAACGGTGGCTGGGTCGGTAATGGTATCGGCAGGGGGGCTTTGCCTTAATTCCTGTACGGACAGAAAAAAACACCTGACCGTCCTGCACACCAATGACGTGCATAGCCACATTGACCCCTTTCCCTTGGACCATGCAGACTTTCCTGGATTGGGAGGGCTTGCCCGTAGGGCGGGTTTGGTGCAAAGCATACGGGAAGAAAATCCCAATACCCTGCTTTTGGATGCCGGCGATATTTTTCAGGGTACCCCCTATTTTAATTTTTACGGCGGCGAACTGGAGTTCAAGCTGATGAGCAAATTAAAATATGATGCTACCACTATTGGGAACCATGACTTTGACAACGGCATTGATGGCCTTTTGGCCCAGCTCCCCTATGCCAGTTTTGATTTTCTCATCGCCAATTATGATTTTTCCAATACGGTCTTGGACGGTTACACAAAACCTTATAAAACCTATATACGGGATGGTATCAAAGTGGGCATTTATGGTCTTGGTATTAAACTGACAGGATTGGTGACCAAAAAATTGTACAAGGAAACCGAATATCTGGATCCCTATGAAATAGCTTCTGACATGGAAACCCGGTTAAGGGTAACTGAAAAATGTGATGTGGTTATTTGCCTCTCCCATTTGGGCTATAGCTACGAAAACGAAAATAGACCGGATGACCTCACCCTGGCCCAGCGAACTAGGTATACCGATTTAATCATTGGCGGCCATACCCACACCTTTTTGGAACGCCCCACCATAGTGAAAAATGCTAGCGGACGTGACATTTTAGTTAATCAAGTGGGTTGTTTTGGTGTGAACCTGGGCAGGATCGATTTTTATTTTGATGCCGATGGTCCTACTGCCCAAGGCATCACTATATCCGTTTAA
- a CDS encoding GNAT family N-acetyltransferase: MKQEGFLRTDSRNGDFQKLVQLLDADLAERDGEETAFYSQYNGISQLRHCIVYWVDGVAVGCGAFKRFDEQSVEVKRMYVDPKMRGKGIASKILKTLEAWARELGFTNIVLETGLRQPEAIGLYKKNGYAVTANYPPYVGVENSVCFKKKIGQ, encoded by the coding sequence ATGAAACAGGAAGGATTTCTTAGAACGGATTCCAGGAACGGCGACTTTCAGAAGTTGGTGCAGTTATTGGATGCGGATTTGGCCGAGCGCGATGGTGAGGAAACTGCCTTTTATTCCCAATATAACGGTATTTCCCAGCTAAGGCACTGTATAGTCTATTGGGTAGATGGCGTTGCGGTAGGCTGCGGGGCCTTTAAACGTTTTGATGAACAAAGTGTGGAGGTAAAGCGAATGTACGTGGACCCCAAAATGAGGGGCAAGGGTATTGCCTCCAAAATTTTGAAGACCCTTGAGGCGTGGGCACGCGAACTTGGTTTTACAAATATCGTACTGGAAACAGGGCTTCGGCAACCGGAAGCCATCGGTCTTTATAAAAAAAACGGTTATGCCGTAACGGCCAATTACCCTCCCTACGTAGGCGTGGAGAATAGTGTGTGCTTCAAGAAGAAAATTGGACAATAA
- a CDS encoding MCP four helix bundle domain-containing protein yields the protein MSILNKIKWVLGILMIFVLIIATNLIDRNNFLRVRNSVTSIYEDRLVVKDIIYEIARYIQEKELAMVRKDSTFYKDRAMVIDDKIQNLILRYQETKLTKEEAKVFGELKGNLVELEAQEAKFVESGKTQEELLQSSIDDINENLYDLSQIQLSEGNRQMNISKKAVDTVELFTQLEIYVLIVLAILIQIIVIYDPKKSEER from the coding sequence ATGTCGATACTGAACAAGATTAAATGGGTTTTGGGTATATTAATGATTTTTGTACTGATCATAGCCACAAATCTCATTGACCGAAATAATTTTTTAAGGGTTAGGAATTCCGTCACCTCAATCTATGAGGATCGTCTGGTAGTAAAGGATATCATTTATGAAATAGCCAGATATATTCAGGAAAAGGAGCTTGCTATGGTACGGAAGGACTCCACTTTTTACAAAGACAGGGCCATGGTGATAGATGACAAGATTCAAAATTTGATTCTTCGATATCAAGAAACCAAATTGACCAAAGAAGAAGCAAAAGTCTTTGGCGAACTCAAGGGTAATCTTGTGGAACTAGAAGCTCAAGAAGCGAAATTTGTTGAATCTGGGAAGACACAAGAGGAACTTCTTCAATCAAGTATTGATGATATCAATGAAAATCTATATGACCTTTCACAAATTCAGTTAAGCGAAGGTAACCGTCAAATGAACATCAGTAAAAAAGCTGTGGATACCGTAGAATTGTTTACCCAACTTGAAATATATGTGCTGATTGTTCTCGCCATACTAATTCAGATAATTGTTATATATGATCCCAAGAAAAGTGAGGAGAGGTAG
- a CDS encoding pyridoxamine 5'-phosphate oxidase family protein, whose product MGKKLPGIGSEQRAFIENQHIFFVGTAASDGRVNVSPKGTDSLRVIHENKVVWLNLTGSGNETAAHLIKNNRMTILFCAFEGKPMILRLYGNAAIFHKRDEGFKKYAHLFPPNAGARQIIEMQVDLVQTSCGFAVPFMDYREERTTLNLWAEKQGEENIMEYWKNKNTQSIDGFETRILEE is encoded by the coding sequence ATGGGAAAAAAGTTACCAGGAATAGGTTCCGAACAAAGGGCGTTTATAGAAAATCAGCATATATTCTTCGTGGGGACAGCTGCTTCCGATGGACGTGTAAACGTATCCCCAAAAGGAACCGATAGCCTGAGGGTAATCCATGAGAATAAAGTAGTTTGGTTAAACTTGACCGGGAGCGGTAACGAAACGGCTGCGCATCTTATTAAAAACAATAGAATGACTATCTTGTTCTGTGCTTTTGAAGGGAAACCCATGATTTTAAGGCTTTATGGAAATGCAGCAATTTTCCACAAGCGTGATGAAGGATTTAAAAAATATGCCCATTTATTTCCCCCAAATGCGGGAGCCAGACAAATTATAGAAATGCAGGTGGATTTGGTCCAAACGTCCTGTGGCTTTGCCGTGCCTTTTATGGATTACAGAGAGGAACGCACCACCTTAAACCTCTGGGCTGAAAAGCAAGGTGAGGAAAACATAATGGAATATTGGAAAAACAAGAACACCCAAAGTATTGACGGATTCGAGACGAGGATTTTAGAAGAATAA
- a CDS encoding 3-keto-disaccharide hydrolase, translating to MKKLLSIVLIFGLVCSCDSNKKKSVLKAEPQDQSDWVVIFDGTSTSALRGYGMDEFPQEIWYVENGALIANPDTTNRDLITKERFKDFELEYEWAVDTAANSGVFFHMQEDLTMESGNGNSPNWLDNYELQILDDENFYDTLAVRSAGSLYDLIKPVNKELKPIGNFNRAKLIHNNGHVEHWLNGKKIIDFTMDSPEMRELLGQSKFKENPEFHSDKEGHIMFQHHGQRVYFKNIRVRRLEP from the coding sequence ATGAAAAAATTATTAAGCATTGTATTAATTTTTGGCCTGGTATGTTCTTGTGATTCCAACAAAAAGAAATCCGTACTCAAAGCTGAGCCCCAAGATCAGAGTGATTGGGTAGTCATTTTCGATGGAACATCGACCAGTGCCCTAAGAGGGTACGGAATGGACGAATTTCCCCAAGAAATCTGGTATGTTGAAAATGGAGCTTTAATTGCCAATCCAGATACCACCAATAGGGACCTAATCACAAAAGAGCGTTTTAAGGACTTTGAATTGGAGTATGAGTGGGCCGTGGACACAGCAGCCAATTCCGGTGTATTCTTTCATATGCAGGAAGACTTGACCATGGAATCTGGTAATGGGAACAGTCCCAATTGGTTGGACAATTATGAACTACAAATCTTGGATGATGAAAATTTTTATGACACCCTCGCCGTGCGGTCTGCTGGTTCCTTATATGATTTAATCAAACCTGTAAACAAGGAATTAAAACCTATTGGAAACTTTAATAGGGCCAAGCTAATTCATAATAATGGGCATGTTGAGCATTGGTTGAACGGAAAAAAAATTATTGATTTTACCATGGACAGTCCGGAAATGAGGGAATTGCTGGGGCAAAGCAAGTTCAAGGAAAATCCAGAGTTTCATTCAGATAAGGAAGGCCACATTATGTTTCAACACCATGGGCAACGGGTATATTTCAAGAATATTAGGGTAAGGCGACTTGAACCTTAG